A stretch of the Massilia varians genome encodes the following:
- the purE gene encoding 5-(carboxyamino)imidazole ribonucleotide mutase, translated as MSDQAKPVVGVIMGSSSDWDVMKNAVDVLKQFGVPFEAQVISAHRMPDEMFTYAETARARGLRAIIAGAGGAAHLPGMVAAKTIVPVLGVPVPSKYLRGEDSLLSIVQMPKGVPVSTFAIGEAGAANAALTAVAILAATDDALAQKLLAFRAEQTAAAQAMTLPVLTHE; from the coding sequence ATGAGTGATCAAGCAAAACCGGTCGTTGGCGTCATCATGGGTTCCTCGTCCGACTGGGACGTAATGAAGAATGCCGTGGACGTCCTGAAGCAGTTCGGCGTGCCTTTCGAGGCGCAGGTGATCTCCGCGCACCGCATGCCGGACGAGATGTTCACGTATGCCGAGACCGCACGCGCGCGCGGCCTGCGCGCCATCATCGCCGGAGCAGGGGGCGCCGCCCACCTGCCGGGCATGGTGGCCGCCAAGACCATCGTGCCGGTGCTGGGCGTGCCGGTGCCCTCGAAGTACCTGCGCGGCGAGGATTCGCTGCTGTCCATCGTGCAGATGCCGAAGGGCGTGCCGGTGTCGACCTTCGCCATCGGCGAAGCCGGCGCCGCCAACGCGGCCCTGACCGCGGTGGCGATCCTGGCAGCCACCGACGATGCGCTGGCGCAGAAGCTGCTGGCCTTCCGCGCCGAGCAGACCGCGGCCGCCCAGGCCATGACCCTTCCCGTCCTGACGCATGAGTGA